A window of the Fusarium poae strain DAOMC 252244 chromosome 3, whole genome shotgun sequence genome harbors these coding sequences:
- a CDS encoding hypothetical protein (BUSCO:29489at5125) produces the protein MASAADLDGLVLLRQSISSGAPFIPCASTDASATEVPLSQATYLRFPNQDIAVPIDGPTRFVSHDKPVDLRSIYFAWLNREVAIPEYNASATKLNDELAAAGSSGKAQNLGFIERLDLITWLEGASEESEYIKPLANDKDATTIDAAITAKTGVVNSASQARSGRGTMDPRLVGIYNGERKMGDRNTVLRGAKPTDFSHVRKLAAPFIQKKSQSSSASIPTNPSLALNQKVPTRRPDPIILLSPSASSLIRLSNVRSFLEDGKFVPTDASGTTATMLHVQRLVPSIDPNRPMRFILVEGSEAFKPEYWNRIVAVLTTGQTWQFKNYKWSDPNELFKHTLGIYVGWRGETAPDNIRGWGHRVLSTGIDRWRGEGHDTSRFRDKEIVEQIWRAIEENMRYRGWKKDRAPSSI, from the exons ATGGCGTCTGCCGCCGATCTCGATGGCCTCGTTCTCCTTCGCCAATCCATCTCCTCTGGCGCGCCTTTCATTCCATGCGCATCAACTGACGCATCCGCGACCGAAGTTCCTCTCTCACAGGCCACGTATTTGCGCTTCCCCAATCAAGATATCGCAGTCCCCATCGATGGCCCGACGCGCTTCGTGTCGCACGACAAGCCAGTCGACCTCCGCAGCATCTATTTTGCCTGGTTAAACCGCGAGGTCGCCATTCCCGAATACAATGCTTCGGCAACTAAGCTTAACGATGAACTGGCAGCTGCTGGAAGCTCTGGCAAGGCTCAGAACTTGGGTTTCATTGAGCGACTGGATCTGATTACCTGGCTTGAAGGTGCCAGCGAGGAGAGCGAGTATATCAAGCCGCTGGCCAATGATAAGGATGCTACAACTATCGATGCTGCGATAACGGCGAAGACGGGCGTTGTGAATTCGGCCTCGCAGGCTCGATCCGGTCGGGGTACCATGGACCCCAGACTAGTGGGCATTTACAATGGCGAACGAAAGATGGGTGATCGCAACACGGTCCTAAGGGGTGCCAAGCCTACG GACTTTTCTCATGTTCGTAAACTTGCAGCACCATTCATTCAGAAGAAATCCCAATCCAGTTCTGCCAGCATCCCTACCAACCCATCACTCGCACTTAATCAGAAGGTTCCCACGAGGCGACCGGATCCTATCATTCTCCTGTCACCTTCGGCATCTTCTCTGATTCGCTTGTCGAACGTGAGGTCCTTTCTCGAGGATGGCAAGTTCGTACCCACCGATGCAAGCGGCACTACAGCCACTATGCTTCATGTGCAGCGTCTTGTCCCATCCATTGACCCTAATCGACCTATGCGCTTTATTCTAGTCGAGGGTTCCGAGGCATTCAAGCCTGAGTACTGGAACAGAATTGTGGCAGTCCTCACCACTGGACAAACTTGGCAGTTCAAAAACTACAAGTGGAGCGACCCCAACGAGCTCTTTAAGCACACCTTGGGCATTTACGTTGGTTGGCGAGGCGAGACAGCCCCGGATAACATCCGCGGTTGGGGTCACCGAGTTCTATCAACCGGCATTGACCGCTGGCGCGGAGAGGGCCATGATACATCGCGCTTCCGCGACAAGGAGATCGTAGAGCAAATTTGGCGAGCCATTGAGGAAAACATGCGGTACAGGGGCTGGAAGAAGGACAGAGCACCTTCTTCGATATAA